In Denitratisoma sp. DHT3, one DNA window encodes the following:
- a CDS encoding EI24 domain-containing protein: MDEVMLALLRTLSSLSRPRIWRYLAAPALLALLVGGGLSPWLFPAIEGALLQAPPLSWLVRWDWAGLAGFLATVGSALTLLALAYLLATVLASTLVLPWLLADVARHDYPDLAPMGRDSLLASLVNGLVAALGFCAGWLLTLPLWLVPGLALVLPVFWLAWLNRRTFTPDCLAVHATADESRHLRQVHASRLLILGAVPALLAAVPLAGLLAPALAALLFAHYTLEALRRLRGGAVVSQ, translated from the coding sequence ATGGATGAAGTAATGCTGGCCCTGCTGCGCACGCTCTCCAGCCTGAGCCGGCCGCGAATCTGGCGCTATCTGGCGGCGCCGGCGCTGCTCGCGCTGCTGGTCGGCGGCGGCCTCTCGCCCTGGCTGTTCCCGGCGATCGAAGGCGCCCTGCTGCAGGCGCCGCCGCTGTCCTGGCTGGTGCGCTGGGACTGGGCCGGCCTGGCCGGATTCCTCGCCACCGTGGGCAGCGCCCTGACGCTGCTGGCCCTGGCCTACCTGCTGGCCACCGTGCTGGCGAGCACCCTGGTGCTGCCCTGGCTGCTCGCCGACGTGGCCCGCCACGACTACCCCGACCTGGCGCCGATGGGCCGCGACAGCCTGCTGGCCTCGCTGGTCAATGGTCTCGTGGCGGCGCTGGGCTTTTGCGCGGGCTGGCTGCTGACCTTGCCGCTGTGGCTGGTGCCGGGACTGGCGCTGGTGCTGCCGGTGTTCTGGCTGGCCTGGCTCAACCGGCGCACCTTCACGCCGGACTGCCTGGCCGTGCACGCCACGGCCGACGAGTCCCGGCACCTGCGGCAAGTCCATGCCTCGCGCCTGCTGATCCTCGGCGCGGTTCCCGCCCTGCTGGCCGCCGTGCCCCTGGCGGGCCTGCTGGCGCCGGCCCTGGCGGCGCTGCTGTTCGCCCACTACACCCTGGAAGCCCTGCGCCGCCTGCGCGGCGGCGCCGTGGTGAGTCAATGA
- a CDS encoding competence/damage-inducible protein A: MGFGALIIGDEIIRGKRQDKHFAKLRELLATRGLVLDWVTYLGDDRARLTAALARSFAGGDVVFSFGGIGVTPDDHTRQAAAQAAGVPLVLHPDAEAEIRARFGAEVTANRLQLGEFPAGSRIIPNPFNRIPGFSVGDHHFMPGFPQMAWPMAEWVLDTRYRDRFHQREEAESAIQIWDGNEGMLLELMRRIERDYPGIAVFSLPFLGDATLRRHVELGVRGTPAQVAPAMAEIRAEVARLGLAFSEK; encoded by the coding sequence ATGGGCTTCGGCGCCTTGATCATCGGCGATGAAATCATTCGCGGCAAACGCCAGGACAAGCACTTCGCCAAGCTGCGCGAGCTGCTCGCGACCCGGGGGCTGGTATTGGACTGGGTGACCTATCTGGGCGACGACCGCGCCCGCCTGACGGCGGCCCTGGCGCGCAGTTTCGCCGGCGGAGACGTGGTGTTCAGCTTCGGCGGCATCGGCGTGACGCCGGACGACCATACCCGCCAGGCCGCGGCGCAGGCGGCCGGCGTGCCGCTGGTCCTGCACCCCGACGCGGAAGCGGAGATCCGCGCCCGCTTCGGCGCCGAGGTCACCGCGAACCGCCTGCAACTGGGCGAGTTCCCGGCCGGCAGCCGCATCATCCCGAACCCCTTCAACCGCATTCCCGGCTTCAGCGTCGGCGACCATCATTTCATGCCGGGCTTTCCGCAGATGGCGTGGCCGATGGCGGAATGGGTGCTCGACACCCGCTACCGCGACCGCTTCCACCAGCGCGAAGAAGCCGAGTCGGCAATCCAGATCTGGGACGGCAACGAAGGCATGTTGCTGGAACTGATGCGCCGCATCGAGCGGGACTACCCCGGAATCGCGGTGTTCAGCCTGCCCTTCCTCGGCGACGCGACCCTGCGCCGCCATGTGGAGCTGGGCGTGCGCGGCACCCCGGCGCAGGTCGCGCCGGCGATGGCGGAGATCCGCGCCGAGGTGGCGCGGCTGGGCTTGGCGTTTTCTGAAAAATAG
- a CDS encoding phasin family protein produces MYAVPEKIAAANKASMETLLTFANTAFASAERLAALNLNTARSLLEDAVANTKTLLGAKDPQELVGLQSAMAQPAVEKAVAYSRSVYEIATQTQEELNKVLENQYAELNRNVGSALDQAAKNAPAGSDVAVAAFRSALAAANSAYDSVSKAARQVAEIAEANVAAATNATVKAVNTGAAAPRAKKAA; encoded by the coding sequence ATGTACGCCGTTCCCGAGAAAATCGCCGCCGCCAACAAAGCCAGCATGGAAACCCTGCTGACCTTTGCCAACACCGCCTTCGCCAGCGCCGAGCGCCTGGCCGCGCTGAATCTGAATACCGCCCGTTCCTTGCTGGAAGATGCCGTGGCCAACACCAAGACCCTGCTTGGCGCCAAGGATCCCCAGGAGCTGGTCGGTCTTCAGTCCGCGATGGCCCAGCCTGCCGTGGAAAAGGCCGTTGCCTACTCGCGCAGCGTCTATGAAATCGCCACGCAGACCCAGGAAGAATTGAACAAGGTTCTGGAGAACCAGTACGCCGAGCTGAACAGGAATGTCGGCAGCGCCCTGGACCAGGCCGCGAAGAACGCACCCGCCGGTTCCGACGTTGCCGTGGCCGCCTTCCGCTCCGCCCTGGCCGCCGCCAACTCCGCCTACGACAGCGTGAGCAAGGCCGCCCGCCAGGTCGCCGAGATCGCCGAAGCCAACGTGGCCGCCGCCACCAACGCCACGGTCAAGGCCGTGAATACCGGTGCCGCCGCGCCCAGGGCGAAGAAAGCCGCCTAG
- the lptA gene encoding lipopolysaccharide transport periplasmic protein LptA produces MIRHIRLLPAGLLCLLALPALAERADRNQPVNLEADRATADDARKVHVFEGRVILTQGTLVIRTDKLVVTQDAEGFQKGVATGGADGLARFRQKREGRDEYIEGEAERIEYDAKTEKSEFFDRAKVRSGTDEVRGRYVIYDAKSETYQVNNGHGASPASSAAKQPAVPERVHAVIHPKHKEEDAPPAPGPAPGPAN; encoded by the coding sequence ATGATCCGACACATTCGCTTACTGCCGGCCGGCCTGTTGTGCCTGCTGGCGCTTCCCGCCCTGGCGGAACGGGCCGACCGCAACCAGCCGGTGAATCTCGAGGCCGACCGCGCCACCGCCGACGACGCGCGTAAGGTCCATGTTTTCGAAGGCCGGGTGATCCTGACCCAGGGCACCCTGGTCATCCGCACGGACAAGCTGGTGGTGACCCAGGACGCGGAGGGGTTCCAGAAAGGCGTCGCCACCGGCGGCGCCGACGGCCTGGCCCGTTTCCGCCAGAAGCGCGAAGGGCGCGACGAATACATCGAAGGCGAGGCCGAGCGCATCGAATACGACGCCAAGACGGAAAAATCCGAGTTCTTCGACCGGGCCAAGGTGCGCAGCGGCACGGACGAGGTGCGTGGCCGCTATGTGATCTACGATGCCAAATCGGAAACCTATCAGGTGAACAACGGCCACGGCGCTTCCCCGGCTTCATCCGCCGCGAAACAGCCTGCCGTGCCGGAGCGGGTCCATGCGGTGATCCACCCCAAGCACAAGGAGGAGGACGCGCCTCCCGCCCCCGGGCCGGCTCCCGGTCCCGCCAATTGA
- the lptC gene encoding LPS export ABC transporter periplasmic protein LptC codes for MRASGAALFPITLLAALAGLTLWLSNAANVDESNRRANLRHDPDFIVENFTIERFDAQGQLLQVLKAPKMSHFPDDDSTDVSQPELVQFTGTRPTRVNAQSAWLSKDGKEVRLKGGVKLVKAEGEGSPQTVLTTEALTVFPDEELARGNVPVTVRQGGSVITGDRIEYRGKENLTILTGRARGTFPRTRTQP; via the coding sequence ATGAGGGCTTCCGGCGCGGCGCTGTTCCCGATCACGCTGTTGGCGGCGCTGGCCGGACTCACCCTGTGGCTGTCGAACGCCGCCAACGTCGATGAATCCAACCGTCGCGCCAACCTGCGCCACGATCCGGACTTCATCGTCGAGAACTTCACCATCGAGCGCTTCGACGCCCAGGGGCAACTGCTGCAAGTCCTGAAAGCGCCCAAGATGAGCCATTTCCCGGACGACGACAGCACCGACGTCAGCCAGCCGGAACTGGTCCAGTTCACCGGCACCCGCCCGACGCGGGTGAATGCCCAGAGCGCGTGGCTCAGCAAGGACGGCAAGGAGGTGCGCCTGAAGGGCGGCGTCAAGCTGGTCAAGGCGGAGGGCGAGGGCAGTCCCCAGACCGTGCTGACCACCGAGGCGCTGACCGTGTTTCCGGACGAGGAACTGGCGCGCGGCAATGTGCCGGTCACCGTGCGCCAGGGCGGCTCGGTGATCACGGGCGACCGCATCGAATATCGGGGCAAGGAAAATCTGACCATCCTGACCGGCCGGGCCCGAGGCACCTTTCCAAGAACAAGAACGCAACCATGA
- a CDS encoding KdsC family phosphatase yields MDAQAKARRIRLMGFDVDGVLTDGSLYFTSQGDEMKAFSSLDGHGLKMLAASGVTLAIITGRRSRAVELRARNLGIDLLLQGVEDKRGAMAELLAGQRLAFSEAGYMGDDVVDLPVLRACGFSATVADGHDFVQRHVDLVARRPGGRGAAREVCEFILRAQGKLDALLEAYLQ; encoded by the coding sequence ATGGACGCCCAGGCCAAGGCCCGCCGCATCCGGCTGATGGGTTTCGACGTGGACGGCGTGCTGACCGACGGCAGCCTGTACTTCACCAGCCAGGGCGACGAGATGAAGGCCTTTTCCAGCCTCGACGGCCACGGCCTGAAGATGCTGGCGGCCAGCGGCGTCACGCTCGCCATCATCACCGGGCGGCGTTCCCGCGCGGTCGAATTGCGCGCCCGCAACCTGGGCATCGACCTGCTGCTGCAAGGCGTGGAGGACAAGCGCGGCGCGATGGCCGAGCTGCTGGCGGGACAGCGTCTGGCGTTCTCCGAGGCCGGCTACATGGGCGACGACGTCGTCGACCTGCCGGTGCTGCGGGCCTGCGGCTTTTCCGCGACGGTGGCCGATGGCCATGATTTCGTGCAGCGCCATGTCGACCTGGTGGCGCGGCGCCCCGGCGGCCGCGGCGCGGCGCGGGAAGTCTGCGAATTCATCCTGCGCGCCCAGGGCAAGCTCGACGCCCTGCTGGAGGCCTATCTGCAATGA